Proteins found in one Canis aureus isolate CA01 chromosome 19, VMU_Caureus_v.1.0, whole genome shotgun sequence genomic segment:
- the LOC144289335 gene encoding olfactory receptor-like protein OLF4, translating to MHDCVMFFSYFGSLVHYMELENDTRIPEFLLLGFSEEPKLQPFLFGLFLSMYLVTILGNLLLILAVSSDSHLHTPMYFFLANLSFVDICFTCTTIPKMLVNIQTQRKVITYESCIIQMYFFILFAGIDNFLLTVMAYDRYMAICYPLHYMVIMNPQLCSLLLLVSWIMSALHSLLQTLMVLRLSFCTHFQIPHFFCELNQMIQLACSDTFLNNMMLYFAAILLGVAPLVGVLYSYFKIVSSIRGISSAHSKYKAFSTCASHLSVVSLFYCTSLGVYLSSAAPQSTHTSSVASVMYTVVTPMLNPFIYSLRNKDIKGALNVFFRGKP from the coding sequence ATGCATGATTGTgtcatgtttttctcttattttggtaGTCTTGTCCACTACATGGAACTAGAGAATGATACACGAATTCCAGaatttctccttctgggattttCAGAGGAACCAAAATTGCAGCCCTTCCTCTTTGGGCTGTTCCTGTCCATGTACCTGGTCACCATACTTGGGAACCTGCTCCTCATCCTGGCTGTCAGCTCTGACTCtcacctccacacccccatgtacttcttccttgccaatctgTCCTTTGTAGACATCTGTTTCACCTGTACCACCATCCCAAAGATGCTGGTAAAtatacaaacacaaagaaaagtcATAACTTATGAGAGCTGCATCATACAGATGTACTTTTTCATACTTTTTGCAGGTATAGACAATTTCCTCCTGACTGTGATGGCCTATGATCGCTACATGGCCATCTGCTACCCCCTGCACTACATGGTCATCATGAACCCTCAGCTCTGTTCACTACTACTACTGGTATCCTGGATCATGAGTGCCTTGCATTCTTTGTTACAAACCTTAATGGTGTTGCGACTGTCCTTCTGTACACATTTCCAAATCCCCCACTTTTTCTGTGAACTCAATCAGATGATCCAACTTGCCTGTTCTGACACCTTTCTTAATAACATGATGTTGTATTTTGCAGCTATATTGCTGGGGGTTGCTCCCCTGGTTGGAGTCCTTTACTCTTATTTCAAGATAGTTTCCTCTATACGTGGGATCTCATCAGCTCACAGCAAGTATAAAGCATTTTCCACCTGTGCTTCTCACCTCTCGGTTGTCTCCTTATTTTATTGTACAAGCCTAGGAGTGTACCTTagctctgctgctccccagaGCACCCACACAAGTTCAGTGGCCTCAGTGATGTACACAGTGGTCACCCCCATGCTGAACCCCTTCATCTACAGCCTCAGGAACAAAGACATAAAGGGAgctctaaatgtatttttcagagGGAAGCCATAA